From Saccharomyces paradoxus chromosome IX, complete sequence, one genomic window encodes:
- the AIR1 gene encoding TRAMP complex RNA-binding subunit (Zinc knuckle protein~similar to YIL079C): protein MSTLLSEVESMDSLPFVKDTTPTGGDSSSFNKLLAPSIEDVDANPEELRTLRGQGRYFGIKDYDSNGAIMEAEPKCNNCSQRGHLKRNCPHVICTYCGFMDDHYSQHCPKAIICSNCNANGHYKSQCPHKWKKVFCTLCNSKRHSRERCPSIWRSYLLKTKSANNGDFDFQTVFCYNCGNGGHFGDDCAERRSSRVPNTDGSAFCGDNLAVKFKQHYFNQLKDYKRATSEGQNFDSEQEFNLFDYEYNDDAYDLPGSRNYRDKMKWKNKMQSTRNKNSNNNSYENSNNRKRKSPFSPQSYKVTKNKKVQAHPLDFPRNTQNSRTSDYSSRSNYNRQDFPRGPKNKRGPPSFNKAQRNGRY, encoded by the coding sequence ATGTCGACATTGTTATCTGAGGTGGAAAGTATGGATAGCTTGCCGTTTGTGAAGGACACAACACCGACAGGAGGCGACTCGTCATCGTTTAATAAATTATTGGCTCCGTCCATAGAGGACGTAGATGCTAACCCAGAGGAACTGAGAACTTTGCGTGGCCAAGGACGGTATTTTGGAATAAAAGATTATGACTCAAATGGTGCAATAATGGAGGCGGAGCCAAAATGTAATAATTGCTCGCAAAGAGGgcatttgaaaagaaattgtcCCCATGTGATATGTACTTACTGTGGGTTTATGGATGATCATTACTCACAGCACTGCCCCAAGGCTATTATCTGTTCTAATTGTAATGCAAACGGCCATTATAAATCGCAGTGTCCTCACAAATGGAAGAAGGTGTTCTGCACGCTTTGCAATAGTAAGAGACACTCGAGAGAAAGATGTCCTAGTATTTGGAGATCTTATTTGTTAAAAACTAAAAGTGCCAACAATGGTGACTTTGACTTTCAAACTGTTTTCTGTTATAACTGTGGGAACGGCGGTCATTTTGGTGATGACTGTGCCGAAAGAAGGTCATCCAGAGTGCCGAACACTGATGGAAGTGCATTTTGCGGTGACAACCTGGCCGTAAAATTCAAACAGCACTATTTTAATCAATTGAAGGACTATAAACGCGCAACTTCTGAAGGGCAAAACTTTGATAGCGAACAAGAATTCAATTTGTTTGATTACGAATATAACGACGATGCATACGATCTCCCCGGTTCAAGAAATTATAGAGATAAAATGAAATGGAAGAACAAAATGCAATCTACAAGGAACAAAAATAGTAACAACAATAGTTATGAAAACAGTAATAACAGGAAGAGGAAGTCTCCATTCAGCCCACAGAGCTACAAAGTaacgaaaaataaaaaagttcaGGCGCATCCTTTAGATTTTCCCAGAAACACCCAAAACAGCAGAACAAGTGATTATTCAAGCCGGTCTAACTACAATAGGCAGGACTTTCCCAGGGGACCTAAGAACAAGAGGGGCCCACCCTCTTTTAACAAAGCGCAGAGAAACGGGCGTTATTGA